From a region of the Haloferax volcanii DS2 genome:
- a CDS encoding phosphopentomutase/phosphoglucosamine mutase — MELFGTAGIRGSATERVTPELALRVGRAAGRAALESDASAEFVVGRDGRTTGQGLAAAVEAGLLSAGADVTRVGVVPTPALAFASRGRRGVMLTASHNPPTDNGIKMFVDGQEYDRDLERDIETRVGADAPPTDWDDWGATGTSGVLDAYRDAIVEFAGQHGADLDGLSVAVDCGNGMSALGTPQVLRDLGARVVTLNGQIDGHFPGRESKPTPETLADLIAFVADGDFDFGIGHDGDADRIVIIDGDGEVVHEDTVIAMVAEHYVRVSDAEDPVVVTTPNASGRIDERVREAGGRVERVRLGALHEGIASARADGGDVVFAAEPWKHVHPSLGGWIDGVASAALVARLAAESGMAGLREPVTERPYRKVSVPCPDENKRAAMAALETSLPEAMAPESVDTEYGVRLEFADASWTLVRPSGTEPYIRVYSEADDVDALVDEVTAVVEGEVEAA; from the coding sequence ATGGAACTCTTCGGCACCGCCGGTATCCGCGGGAGCGCGACGGAGCGAGTCACGCCGGAACTCGCCCTCAGAGTCGGCCGCGCCGCCGGCCGCGCCGCGCTCGAATCGGACGCGTCCGCCGAGTTCGTCGTCGGCCGCGACGGACGGACGACCGGACAGGGCCTCGCCGCCGCCGTCGAGGCCGGCCTGCTCTCCGCCGGCGCGGACGTGACCCGGGTGGGCGTCGTCCCGACCCCGGCGCTCGCGTTCGCCTCGCGTGGTCGCCGCGGCGTCATGCTCACCGCCTCCCACAACCCCCCGACGGACAACGGCATCAAGATGTTCGTCGACGGTCAGGAGTACGACCGCGACCTCGAACGCGACATCGAGACGCGGGTCGGGGCGGACGCGCCCCCGACCGACTGGGACGACTGGGGCGCGACGGGGACGAGCGGCGTCCTCGACGCCTACCGCGACGCAATCGTCGAGTTCGCGGGCCAGCACGGGGCGGACCTCGACGGCCTCTCTGTCGCCGTCGACTGCGGCAACGGGATGTCGGCGCTCGGCACGCCGCAGGTCCTCCGCGACCTCGGCGCGCGCGTCGTCACGCTCAACGGGCAGATAGACGGCCACTTCCCCGGGCGCGAGTCGAAGCCGACGCCCGAGACGCTCGCGGACCTCATCGCGTTCGTCGCCGACGGCGACTTCGACTTCGGCATCGGCCACGACGGCGACGCCGACCGCATCGTCATCATCGACGGGGACGGCGAGGTCGTCCACGAGGACACCGTCATCGCCATGGTCGCCGAGCACTACGTCCGCGTCTCCGACGCCGAGGACCCCGTCGTGGTCACGACGCCGAACGCCTCGGGCCGCATCGACGAGCGGGTCCGCGAGGCCGGGGGTCGCGTCGAACGCGTCCGCCTCGGCGCGCTCCACGAGGGCATCGCAAGCGCCCGCGCCGACGGCGGCGACGTGGTGTTCGCGGCCGAACCGTGGAAGCACGTCCACCCGTCGCTCGGCGGTTGGATAGACGGCGTCGCCTCCGCGGCGCTCGTCGCTCGCCTCGCCGCCGAGTCCGGCATGGCCGGCCTGCGCGAACCGGTTACAGAACGCCCGTATCGCAAGGTGAGCGTCCCCTGCCCCGACGAGAACAAGCGGGCGGCGATGGCGGCGCTCGAAACCTCGCTCCCCGAGGCGATGGCCCCCGAGTCGGTCGACACCGAGTACGGCGTCAGACTGGAGTTTGCCGACGCGTCGTGGACGCTGGTCCGCCCGTCCGGCACGGAGCCATACATCCGGGTGTACTCCGAGGCCGACGACGTGGACGCGCTCGTCGACGAGGTGACGGCCGTCGTCGAGGGCGAAGTCGAGGCCGCCTGA
- a CDS encoding acylphosphatase: MSEHGRTRAHVYVSGHVQGVYYRATTRDTARDRGVDGWVKNLSDGRVEAVFEGPRDDVEAMVEWCHEGSPMATVEDVDVTFEEPDGETGFRIER; the protein is encoded by the coding sequence ATGAGCGAACACGGTCGAACCCGCGCGCACGTCTACGTCTCGGGACACGTACAGGGCGTCTACTACCGGGCGACGACCCGCGACACCGCCCGCGACCGCGGCGTCGACGGCTGGGTGAAGAACCTCTCGGACGGTCGCGTCGAGGCCGTCTTCGAGGGCCCCCGCGACGACGTGGAGGCGATGGTCGAGTGGTGCCACGAGGGGAGTCCGATGGCGACCGTCGAGGACGTAGACGTTACCTTCGAGGAACCGGACGGCGAGACCGGGTTTCGCATCGAGCGCTGA
- a CDS encoding DUF429 domain-containing protein translates to MPQRCVSPAVGVDGCRAGWVCAVAGDGLSVRVVADFDAVWDLARERDARRVLVDIPIGLPESDRRACDRAARERLGSRAATVFFAPVRSVLDADSHEAASAANRERTGAGLSIQAWHLVPKIREADAVLREASRARSRVFESHPELAFAAFAGDPLPEPKSTPEGRARRLDVLGTAFGGCDGRNGDGDDDSDDGSEADATDDREFDAERAYRETLDRTLRRDVARDDVLDALVLAAAARRPLATLPSDPPTDAVGLEMAIRVPTDGPPPRTEFDNHA, encoded by the coding sequence GTGCCACAGCGATGCGTTTCCCCCGCGGTCGGCGTCGACGGCTGTCGGGCCGGCTGGGTGTGCGCCGTCGCCGGCGACGGCCTCAGCGTGCGAGTCGTCGCGGACTTCGACGCCGTCTGGGACCTCGCCCGCGAGCGAGACGCCCGGCGGGTGCTCGTCGATATCCCCATCGGGCTGCCCGAATCCGACCGCCGCGCGTGCGACCGGGCGGCCCGCGAGCGGCTCGGCTCCCGCGCCGCGACCGTCTTCTTCGCGCCCGTTCGGTCCGTCCTCGACGCCGATTCCCACGAGGCGGCCAGCGCGGCGAACCGCGAGCGGACCGGGGCGGGTCTCTCGATTCAGGCGTGGCACCTCGTGCCCAAGATTCGCGAGGCCGACGCCGTTCTCCGCGAGGCGTCGCGCGCCCGAAGCCGAGTGTTCGAATCCCATCCCGAACTCGCGTTCGCCGCGTTCGCCGGCGACCCCCTCCCGGAACCGAAGTCGACGCCCGAGGGGCGCGCCCGCCGTCTCGACGTGCTCGGGACGGCGTTCGGCGGATGCGATGGTCGGAACGGTGACGGCGATGACGACAGCGACGACGGTTCGGAAGCCGACGCGACCGACGACCGGGAGTTCGACGCCGAGCGCGCCTACCGCGAGACGCTGGACCGGACGCTCCGCCGCGACGTGGCCCGCGACGACGTGCTCGACGCGCTCGTCCTCGCCGCCGCGGCCCGACGCCCGCTCGCAACGCTCCCGAGCGACCCGCCGACAGATGCCGTCGGACTGGAGATGGCGATTCGCGTCCCGACGGACGGGCCACCTCCGCGAACAGAGTTTGACAACCATGCATAA
- a CDS encoding winged helix-turn-helix domain-containing protein — protein MTETWDSAGYIASSRYRLAVCRYLSEHGSGLPSRIAAESDLAQPHVSRALSELRERGIVELLVPESQQKGRLYGLTDLGELAYERVALDQEAEITVVDDGEFPAPELTSELREAYGDALRAVAWCEPVQTRIRFFEQSLLDRYDEDTVKTLVATLTNEEAIDQPLEDLPIGGPELVAFAIDNTLIVRVPLEDGVKLLVSLDASIDVTLNELRDSCRQMSAVALDS, from the coding sequence ATGACCGAGACGTGGGATTCCGCGGGGTATATCGCAAGCTCACGGTACCGACTGGCCGTGTGCCGATATCTCTCGGAGCACGGGTCGGGACTGCCGTCTCGAATCGCGGCGGAGTCCGACCTCGCACAGCCGCACGTGTCTCGGGCGCTCTCCGAACTTCGGGAGCGGGGCATCGTCGAACTGTTGGTTCCCGAGTCGCAACAGAAAGGGCGTCTCTACGGGCTGACGGACCTCGGTGAACTCGCCTACGAGCGGGTCGCCCTCGACCAGGAGGCCGAGATTACCGTCGTCGACGACGGCGAGTTTCCCGCGCCCGAACTGACCTCGGAGTTACGGGAGGCGTACGGGGACGCACTCCGAGCGGTCGCGTGGTGTGAGCCGGTGCAGACGCGGATTCGCTTCTTCGAGCAGTCGCTTCTCGACCGCTACGACGAGGACACCGTCAAGACGCTCGTCGCGACGCTCACGAACGAGGAGGCCATCGACCAACCGCTCGAAGACCTGCCTATCGGCGGGCCGGAGCTCGTCGCGTTCGCCATCGACAACACGCTCATCGTCCGGGTGCCGCTCGAAGACGGCGTGAAACTGCTCGTCTCGCTCGACGCGAGCATCGACGTGACGCTCAACGAACTCCGCGATTCCTGTCGGCAGATGTCGGCCGTGGCGCTCGACTCCTGA
- a CDS encoding DoxX family protein: MSVALQFASPGADIAFLLARVLFGAVLAFMGLNHFLNLDHMTGYAEMKGLPAPRLGVVVSGGMLVFGGLGIALGVFPALAAGAVAVFLIVGTPVFHDFWAVPEDQRESEMTGFLKNLVMLGGALVFLALSGTTWSYAIGLTLF; the protein is encoded by the coding sequence ATGAGCGTCGCGCTCCAGTTCGCGTCCCCCGGCGCGGACATCGCGTTCCTCCTCGCGCGAGTCCTCTTCGGCGCGGTGCTCGCGTTCATGGGGCTCAACCACTTCCTGAACCTCGACCACATGACCGGCTACGCGGAGATGAAGGGCCTGCCGGCCCCCCGCCTCGGCGTCGTCGTCTCCGGCGGGATGCTCGTCTTCGGCGGCCTCGGAATCGCGCTCGGCGTCTTCCCCGCGCTCGCCGCCGGTGCCGTCGCCGTCTTCCTCATCGTGGGGACGCCGGTGTTCCACGACTTCTGGGCGGTCCCCGAGGACCAACGGGAGTCCGAGATGACCGGCTTCCTGAAGAACCTCGTCATGCTCGGCGGCGCGCTCGTCTTCCTCGCGCTCAGCGGAACGACGTGGTCCTACGCCATCGGCCTGACGCTGTTCTGA
- a CDS encoding flavin reductase family protein: MDGAPDAFGSPYRLLSGAVVPRPIAWVSTRGDDADNLAPYSFSTVASVDPPVLVFAPVGRGPSLKDTPRNAISRGEFVVNVVTRDLVEAMNETAATVPPGVDEFDHAGIEKAEAVRVDAPRVADANVAFECTLYDSMEVGSSTLVLGEVVHAHVADEVLTDGKLDTRKLDAVGRLAGNEYATTDDRFELVRPD; the protein is encoded by the coding sequence ATGGACGGCGCGCCCGACGCCTTCGGCTCGCCGTACCGCCTGCTTTCGGGAGCCGTCGTCCCGCGGCCCATCGCGTGGGTGAGCACCCGCGGCGACGACGCCGACAACCTCGCGCCGTACAGTTTCTCCACCGTCGCCAGCGTCGACCCACCGGTGCTCGTCTTCGCGCCGGTCGGCCGCGGGCCGTCGCTGAAGGACACGCCGCGAAACGCCATCTCGCGCGGCGAGTTCGTCGTCAACGTCGTCACCCGCGACCTCGTGGAAGCGATGAACGAGACCGCCGCGACGGTCCCGCCGGGCGTCGACGAGTTCGACCACGCCGGCATCGAGAAGGCCGAGGCCGTTCGGGTCGACGCCCCGCGCGTCGCCGACGCCAACGTCGCCTTCGAGTGCACGCTCTACGACAGCATGGAGGTCGGCTCCTCGACGCTCGTCCTGGGAGAGGTCGTCCACGCGCACGTCGCCGACGAGGTGCTGACCGACGGCAAACTCGACACGAGGAAGCTCGATGCGGTCGGCCGCCTCGCGGGCAACGAGTACGCGACGACGGACGACCGGTTCGAACTCGTCCGCCCGGACTGA
- a CDS encoding SRPBCC family protein, whose protein sequence is MRGASSRTRTRVERTPGGRRLVVSRRISAPAAAAWDVLVSVADWPDWGPSVSGVRGVDGGIEAGSRGEVRVAGVWVPFSIETCDDESRRWTWRVAGVPATGHRVDPVGPERCSVSFEVPVLAGPYAAVCAVALRRIERLAKRRARG, encoded by the coding sequence ATGAGGGGAGCGTCGAGTCGGACCCGAACGCGCGTGGAGCGAACGCCTGGCGGGCGTCGTCTGGTCGTCTCTCGGCGGATTTCGGCTCCCGCGGCGGCGGCGTGGGACGTGTTGGTGTCGGTCGCAGACTGGCCCGACTGGGGACCGAGCGTGTCGGGCGTCCGCGGCGTCGACGGAGGAATCGAGGCGGGGAGTCGCGGCGAGGTCCGCGTCGCCGGCGTCTGGGTCCCGTTCAGCATCGAGACGTGCGACGACGAGTCCCGTCGGTGGACGTGGCGCGTGGCCGGCGTACCGGCGACGGGGCACCGCGTCGACCCGGTCGGTCCCGAACGATGTTCGGTTTCGTTCGAAGTTCCCGTGCTCGCGGGGCCGTACGCCGCGGTCTGTGCGGTCGCGCTGCGCCGAATCGAGCGACTCGCGAAGCGGCGCGCTCGCGGGTGA